From one Lycorma delicatula isolate Av1 chromosome 2, ASM4794821v1, whole genome shotgun sequence genomic stretch:
- the LOC142319246 gene encoding deubiquitinase OTUD6B isoform X1: MDSVESQDASEEILQKHRKEKKELQGKIQSLKKTVPKGDKKKKKEVTEEISRLEIEMEKRHEEELAQLSSSNANITNMTDAMNNLSVDGDIPDDDLDDVPGLKQHRITKAQRRRDKKATILKERELRICEQEIQNIHGVRNVETETVKKILKQRNLMMYEIPSDGNCLYCAVQHQLKNEEGLGAPSVNELRQMTSKFLKENSVDFLPYLSHPDTGEMLTEAQFQDYCDQVADTPAWGGEVELRALSHVLKCRIEVIQASGPPVILGEEYQNSSKHIILTYHRHMYGLGEHYNSVQPYCEEENGTDDTTTTTTTPTTPTSNS; this comes from the exons ATGGACTCAGTAGAATCTCAGGATGCATCCGAGGAGATATTACAGAAACATAGAAAAGAGAAGAAAGAATTACAAG gtaaaatCCAATCTCTAAAAAAAACTGTACCTAAAGGtgataagaagaagaagaaagaggtAACTGAAGAAATATCTCGATTAGAGATTGAAATGGAGAAAAGACATGAAGAGGAATTGGCACAATTAAGTAGTAGTAACGCTAAT atcacAAATATGACTGATGCAATGAATAATCTCAGTGTAGATGGTGACATCCCTGATGACGATCTGGATGATGTACCTGGACTGAAACAGCATAGAATTACCAAAGCACAGAGAAGACGTGATAAGAAAGCTACTATATTAAAGGAAAGGGAATTAAGAATATGCGAACAGGAAATACAAAACATACATGGTGTACGAAATGTAGAAACAGAAActgttaagaaaattttgaaacaaaggaATTTGATGATGTATGAGATACCTTCTGATGGAAATTG tttatattGTGCTGTTCAGCATCAGTTAAAAAATGAGGAAGGACTAGGAGCACCCAGCGTGAATGAGTTACGACAGATGACTAGCAAGTTTTTAAAAGAGAATAGTGTTGATTTCTTGCCGTACCTCAGTCATCCGGATACAGGTGAAATGTTAACAGAGGCTCAGTTTCAAGATTATTGTGACCAAGTGGCCGATACGCCTGCTTGGGGTGGTGAAGTTGAG ttacgAGCTCTTTCTCATGTTCTTAAATGTAGAATTGAAGTGATTCAAGCATCTGGACCACCAGTTATATTGGGTGAGGAGTATCAAAATAGTAGTAAACATATTATATTGACGTACCATCGTCATATGTATGGTCTTGGGGAGCATTATAATTCTGTGCAGCCTTATTGTGAAGAAGAGAATGGTACAGATgacactactactactactactactcctACTACTCCTACGTCTAATTCATAG
- the LOC142319246 gene encoding deubiquitinase OTUD6B isoform X2, giving the protein MVKQKPSPIESKIQSLKKTVPKGDKKKKKEVTEEISRLEIEMEKRHEEELAQLSSSNANITNMTDAMNNLSVDGDIPDDDLDDVPGLKQHRITKAQRRRDKKATILKERELRICEQEIQNIHGVRNVETETVKKILKQRNLMMYEIPSDGNCLYCAVQHQLKNEEGLGAPSVNELRQMTSKFLKENSVDFLPYLSHPDTGEMLTEAQFQDYCDQVADTPAWGGEVELRALSHVLKCRIEVIQASGPPVILGEEYQNSSKHIILTYHRHMYGLGEHYNSVQPYCEEENGTDDTTTTTTTPTTPTSNS; this is encoded by the exons ATGGTAAAGCAGAAGCCATCCCCGATTGAGA gtaaaatCCAATCTCTAAAAAAAACTGTACCTAAAGGtgataagaagaagaagaaagaggtAACTGAAGAAATATCTCGATTAGAGATTGAAATGGAGAAAAGACATGAAGAGGAATTGGCACAATTAAGTAGTAGTAACGCTAAT atcacAAATATGACTGATGCAATGAATAATCTCAGTGTAGATGGTGACATCCCTGATGACGATCTGGATGATGTACCTGGACTGAAACAGCATAGAATTACCAAAGCACAGAGAAGACGTGATAAGAAAGCTACTATATTAAAGGAAAGGGAATTAAGAATATGCGAACAGGAAATACAAAACATACATGGTGTACGAAATGTAGAAACAGAAActgttaagaaaattttgaaacaaaggaATTTGATGATGTATGAGATACCTTCTGATGGAAATTG tttatattGTGCTGTTCAGCATCAGTTAAAAAATGAGGAAGGACTAGGAGCACCCAGCGTGAATGAGTTACGACAGATGACTAGCAAGTTTTTAAAAGAGAATAGTGTTGATTTCTTGCCGTACCTCAGTCATCCGGATACAGGTGAAATGTTAACAGAGGCTCAGTTTCAAGATTATTGTGACCAAGTGGCCGATACGCCTGCTTGGGGTGGTGAAGTTGAG ttacgAGCTCTTTCTCATGTTCTTAAATGTAGAATTGAAGTGATTCAAGCATCTGGACCACCAGTTATATTGGGTGAGGAGTATCAAAATAGTAGTAAACATATTATATTGACGTACCATCGTCATATGTATGGTCTTGGGGAGCATTATAATTCTGTGCAGCCTTATTGTGAAGAAGAGAATGGTACAGATgacactactactactactactactcctACTACTCCTACGTCTAATTCATAG